In a genomic window of Bordetella petrii:
- a CDS encoding polysaccharide deacetylase family protein, translated as MNNAPNVPVLMYHHVTPSGGMIAVTPKVFEQQIAGLARAGYTSLGTEQLAAYLAGGRVPEKSVLITFDDGYLNNWTYAHPVLQRYGMKAVLFLVTGWAGQGPVRPHAGQGVALPASPEHHETKRLVAEGRTDDVIVRWSEAQAMVAAGTFEIHSHTHTHTRWDKQCGADVAAKRDHIARELADSRAALTEYLGAASDHLCWPQGYFDDDYVRAAREAGFRHLYTTDALGQNLPGNDPGHIYRFAVRNLGGTWLNRRIWMSRHPVVGPRYHAWKAWKRRLRNRA; from the coding sequence ATGAACAATGCACCCAATGTGCCGGTACTGATGTACCACCATGTCACCCCGTCGGGCGGCATGATCGCGGTCACCCCCAAGGTCTTCGAGCAGCAGATCGCCGGCCTGGCGCGGGCTGGCTACACCTCGCTGGGCACCGAGCAGCTGGCCGCCTACCTGGCGGGCGGGCGCGTGCCGGAAAAATCGGTGCTGATCACTTTCGACGACGGCTATCTCAACAACTGGACCTACGCGCATCCGGTGTTGCAGCGCTACGGCATGAAGGCGGTGCTGTTCCTCGTAACCGGCTGGGCGGGGCAGGGGCCGGTGCGCCCGCATGCCGGCCAGGGTGTGGCGCTGCCCGCTTCGCCCGAGCACCACGAGACCAAGCGGCTGGTGGCCGAAGGGCGCACCGACGACGTCATCGTGCGCTGGAGCGAGGCCCAGGCCATGGTGGCCGCCGGCACCTTCGAAATCCATTCGCACACCCATACCCATACTCGCTGGGACAAGCAGTGCGGCGCCGACGTCGCCGCCAAGCGCGACCACATCGCGCGCGAGCTTGCCGATTCCCGCGCGGCGCTCACAGAGTATCTGGGGGCGGCCAGCGACCATCTGTGCTGGCCGCAAGGCTACTTCGACGACGACTACGTCCGGGCCGCGCGCGAGGCCGGGTTCCGGCACCTGTACACCACCGACGCGCTGGGCCAGAACCTGCCCGGCAACGATCCCGGCCATATCTACCGTTTCGCCGTCCGCAACCTGGGCGGCACATGGCTCAACCGCCGCATCTGGATGTCGCGCCACCCTGTAGTGGGTCCGCGCTATCACGCCTGGAAGGCCTGGAAAAGGCGCCTGAGGAACCGCGCATGA
- a CDS encoding TerC family protein has product MLEFLQALHWGAVVQIVLIDILLGGDNAVVIALACRGLAPGKRMQGILWGTAGAIALRVVLISFALVLLEVPFLKVMGCLLLLWIGIKLMAPEPDGHDGIKSTASVLTAIKTIIVADFAMSLDNVIAIAGAAENTHADHQIFYVIFGLMVSVPIIVWGSTLVLKLMDRFPLVVAFGAGLLGWIAGGMLITDVYFVERLGEPTLLAKLAAELAGAFVVVAVGKRLAAYKQAERRRARDSAFR; this is encoded by the coding sequence ATGCTCGAATTCTTGCAGGCGCTCCACTGGGGCGCCGTCGTTCAGATTGTTCTCATCGATATCCTCCTGGGCGGAGACAACGCGGTGGTCATCGCGCTGGCCTGTCGGGGACTGGCGCCCGGCAAGCGCATGCAGGGAATTCTCTGGGGTACGGCGGGAGCCATCGCATTGCGCGTCGTGCTCATCAGCTTCGCGCTGGTGCTGCTCGAAGTCCCATTTCTGAAAGTCATGGGTTGCCTGCTGCTGCTGTGGATCGGCATCAAGCTGATGGCGCCCGAACCTGATGGGCACGATGGCATCAAAAGCACGGCCTCGGTGCTGACCGCCATCAAAACCATCATCGTGGCCGACTTCGCCATGAGCCTCGACAACGTCATCGCCATCGCCGGCGCCGCCGAGAACACCCATGCCGATCATCAGATCTTCTACGTCATTTTCGGCCTGATGGTCAGCGTGCCCATCATCGTGTGGGGCAGCACGCTGGTGCTGAAGCTCATGGACCGCTTCCCCTTGGTGGTGGCATTCGGCGCGGGCCTGTTGGGCTGGATCGCCGGCGGCATGCTGATTACCGACGTCTATTTCGTCGAGCGGCTGGGCGAGCCCACCCTGCTGGCCAAGCTGGCCGCCGAGCTGGCGGGAGCGTTCGTGGTCGTGGCCGTCGGCAAGCGGCTGGCCGCCTACAAGCAGGCCGAGCGCCGCCGCGCGCGCGACTCCGCTTTCAGGTGA
- a CDS encoding glycosyltransferase family 9 protein has protein sequence MPEISCLYVRLPNWVGDVCMSLPSLALLQDAGLPLVVCARPWARDLLDGVAKHGFIPMQGRVWDDARAVREHRRALAGAGRAVRGLALPDSLSSAAVFRLAGVPSAGYRDDGRSLLLRWPIAKPDAGLHAVQSWYYLTRAALQRWGLPAAAEQPGPLLNLPITEAHRQAADALLAGAGLADQPFVLIAPTATGLHKGKIKVWPGFDALARALQARGHTVVMCPPPAEADEAMRNAPTARLLPAVPLGAFAALTARAALVVCNDSGVSHVAAAAGARQLTLFGVTNPGRTGPWSPRAVCVGSDRNWPDTAEVERQACALLQPAS, from the coding sequence ATGCCCGAGATTTCCTGCCTGTATGTGAGACTACCCAACTGGGTAGGCGATGTGTGCATGAGCCTGCCCAGCCTGGCCCTGCTGCAAGATGCCGGCCTGCCCCTGGTCGTGTGCGCCCGCCCCTGGGCGCGTGACCTGCTCGATGGCGTCGCCAAGCACGGTTTCATCCCCATGCAAGGCCGGGTGTGGGATGACGCCCGCGCCGTGCGCGAGCACCGCCGTGCCCTGGCAGGCGCCGGCCGCGCCGTGCGCGGGCTGGCCTTGCCCGATTCGCTGTCGAGCGCGGCCGTGTTCCGGCTGGCGGGCGTGCCCAGCGCCGGCTACCGCGACGATGGCCGCAGTCTGCTGCTGCGCTGGCCCATCGCCAAGCCCGACGCCGGCCTGCACGCAGTGCAATCGTGGTATTACCTGACCCGCGCCGCCCTGCAGCGCTGGGGCCTGCCGGCGGCTGCCGAACAGCCCGGCCCGCTGCTGAACCTGCCCATCACCGAGGCGCACCGGCAGGCCGCCGACGCGCTGCTGGCCGGCGCAGGCCTGGCCGACCAGCCATTCGTGCTGATCGCGCCCACGGCGACGGGCCTGCACAAAGGCAAGATCAAGGTCTGGCCAGGCTTCGACGCCCTGGCGCGGGCATTGCAGGCGCGCGGCCATACCGTGGTAATGTGCCCTCCTCCGGCCGAAGCCGATGAAGCGATGCGCAACGCTCCCACGGCCCGCCTGCTGCCCGCCGTGCCGCTGGGCGCCTTCGCCGCACTGACGGCGCGCGCCGCGCTGGTGGTGTGCAATGATTCAGGGGTGTCGCACGTGGCCGCTGCCGCCGGGGCGCGGCAATTGACGTTGTTCGGCGTTACGAACCCCGGCCGCACGGGGCCGTGGTCGCCGCGCGCGGTGTGCGTGGGCTCTGACCGGAACTGGCCGGACACTGCGGAGGTCGAACGCCAGGCGTGCGCCCTGCTGCAACCGGCTTCGTGA
- a CDS encoding YkgJ family cysteine cluster protein, with translation MNAAPAARASAPACRPGCGACCIAPSITRPIPGMPDGKPAGVPCVQLLPDMRCAIFGQPSRPDFCGGLQPQAEMCGNDRDAAIAWLARLEADTAPAR, from the coding sequence ATGAACGCGGCGCCCGCGGCCCGCGCGAGCGCGCCAGCATGCCGGCCGGGCTGCGGGGCCTGCTGTATTGCGCCATCGATTACCCGCCCCATACCGGGCATGCCGGATGGCAAACCCGCCGGAGTGCCCTGCGTGCAGTTGCTGCCCGACATGCGCTGCGCGATTTTCGGCCAGCCGTCGCGGCCGGATTTCTGCGGCGGCCTGCAGCCGCAAGCGGAAATGTGCGGCAACGACCGCGACGCGGCTATTGCCTGGCTGGCCCGGCTGGAAGCCGACACGGCACCGGCACGCTGA
- a CDS encoding glycosyltransferase family 2 protein, with protein MKLSVIIIAKNEAAHILGCLESVAFADEFIVVDSGSTDNTVALARDFGAQVHVTPDWPGFGPQKNRALDLATGDWVLSIDADERVTPELALEIQAVLAAPQADAYEIARLSDFCGRLIRHSGWWPDYVLRLFKRGTARFTDAAVHERVVPERPPLRLKGHFLHYPYPDLAALINKVNRYSSDAAAMMHARGKRATVFSALGHGFWTFVRIYLIRRGFLDGRHGLVLAVTAAAGSFFRYAKLCFLSDSRK; from the coding sequence ATGAAGCTTTCCGTCATTATCATCGCCAAGAACGAAGCCGCGCACATCCTCGGCTGTCTCGAGTCCGTGGCGTTTGCCGATGAGTTCATCGTGGTCGACTCCGGCAGCACCGACAATACCGTGGCGCTGGCGCGCGACTTCGGCGCGCAGGTCCACGTCACGCCCGACTGGCCCGGTTTCGGGCCGCAGAAGAACCGCGCCCTGGACCTGGCGACCGGCGACTGGGTCCTGTCCATCGACGCCGACGAGCGCGTCACGCCCGAACTGGCGCTCGAAATCCAGGCCGTGCTGGCCGCGCCGCAGGCTGACGCCTACGAAATCGCGCGGCTGTCCGATTTCTGCGGTCGCCTCATCCGCCATAGCGGCTGGTGGCCCGACTACGTGCTGCGGCTTTTCAAGCGCGGTACCGCGCGCTTTACCGATGCGGCCGTGCACGAGCGCGTGGTGCCCGAGCGCCCGCCGCTGCGCCTGAAAGGGCACTTCCTGCATTATCCGTACCCCGATCTCGCGGCGCTGATCAACAAGGTCAACCGCTATTCGTCGGACGCCGCGGCCATGATGCATGCGCGCGGCAAGCGCGCCACCGTATTCAGCGCGCTGGGCCACGGGTTCTGGACGTTCGTGCGCATCTACCTGATCCGCCGCGGCTTTCTCGACGGCCGCCACGGGCTGGTGCTGGCCGTAACGGCGGCCGCCGGCAGCTTCTTCCGCTACGCCAAGCTCTGTTTCCTGTCCGACAGCCGCAAGTGA
- a CDS encoding glycosyltransferase — protein sequence MKILYTNFHPRNGGGHATYITSLARALAGAHDVAVATPGTSRLFRYAGALPGVQAVDMRFSTRPSSWFGERAALRQLIIQQQYDIVHVNGSADHKQVMLALAGLRRRPRVVFTKHNDHPLDTLGHWLRARLATDRVIAVSDYVRGLLDHSPYRGLPIDTIRHGIDTDYFAPQAPQALDALRDRHFGAAWRGKLLLGSAGGTDYDKGWLDLVDAAGSLPAAQRERILILVAGDPPNDDKLARVRAAGMLGQVVFPGLLDDVRDALACCHAGFVLSYREALSYACREMMSLGLPALVSNAGGLPENVADGADGWVVPVRDVPAIAEVLRGMLADNARLAAMGAAARHKAVEEFGLAAFTQATLDAYRGALGG from the coding sequence GTGAAGATTCTCTACACCAATTTCCACCCGCGCAACGGCGGAGGGCACGCCACGTACATCACCAGCCTGGCGCGCGCCCTGGCCGGCGCGCACGACGTGGCCGTGGCCACTCCGGGCACCAGCCGGCTGTTTCGCTATGCCGGGGCGCTGCCCGGCGTGCAGGCGGTGGACATGCGTTTTTCCACCCGTCCTTCGTCGTGGTTCGGCGAGCGCGCCGCGCTGCGGCAACTGATCATCCAGCAGCAGTACGACATCGTCCACGTCAACGGCTCGGCCGACCACAAGCAGGTCATGCTGGCACTGGCTGGCCTGCGGCGGCGCCCGCGCGTAGTGTTCACCAAACACAACGACCATCCGCTCGACACACTGGGCCACTGGCTGCGCGCGCGGCTGGCCACCGACCGCGTCATCGCCGTCAGCGATTACGTGCGGGGGCTGCTCGACCATTCGCCTTACCGGGGTTTGCCCATCGACACCATCCGCCACGGCATCGATACCGATTATTTCGCGCCCCAGGCGCCCCAGGCGCTGGACGCCTTGCGCGATCGTCATTTCGGCGCGGCGTGGCGCGGGAAGCTGCTGCTGGGCAGCGCCGGCGGCACCGACTACGACAAGGGCTGGCTCGACCTGGTCGACGCTGCCGGCAGCCTGCCAGCCGCGCAGCGCGAGCGCATCCTGATCCTGGTGGCAGGAGACCCCCCCAATGACGACAAGCTGGCGCGCGTGCGCGCGGCCGGCATGCTGGGCCAGGTGGTGTTTCCCGGTCTGCTGGACGACGTGCGCGACGCGCTGGCGTGCTGCCATGCCGGCTTCGTGCTGTCGTACCGCGAAGCGCTGTCGTACGCCTGCCGCGAAATGATGTCCCTGGGCCTGCCCGCGTTGGTCAGCAACGCGGGTGGGCTGCCCGAAAACGTGGCCGATGGCGCCGACGGTTGGGTGGTGCCGGTACGCGACGTGCCGGCCATCGCCGAGGTGTTGCGTGGCATGCTCGCCGACAACGCCCGGCTGGCCGCGATGGGGGCGGCCGCGCGCCACAAGGCAGTGGAAGAATTCGGGCTGGCGGCGTTCACCCAGGCGACCCTGGACGCGTATCGGGGCGCCCTGGGCGGCTGA
- a CDS encoding YdcF family protein produces MTNYLANLIIPQNLCVTLVVLGLVLGLFRLRRTGAALAAFGLAWVLAWSLPATSLWLGGALESRYPHLPVAELPTADAIVVLGGNTANGRANWFLPYDKETAVVRVDTAIKLYQAHRAPKVVLSGGALEGDVSEARGMAFLMKQQGVPEDALLLENSSRTTYENAMLTEEELKEHGFGKILLVTSALHMPRAMAAFSKQGVAAIPASTPPQIVLPPDGSVSPWLPHMRTLDASRSIIKEYAGLLVYWLRGWV; encoded by the coding sequence ATGACGAATTACCTGGCCAACCTGATCATTCCTCAGAATCTGTGCGTGACCCTGGTCGTGCTGGGCCTGGTGCTGGGCCTGTTCCGCCTGCGCCGCACCGGCGCCGCCCTGGCCGCCTTCGGACTGGCCTGGGTGCTGGCCTGGTCGCTGCCGGCTACGTCGCTGTGGCTGGGCGGCGCCCTGGAATCGCGTTATCCGCACCTGCCCGTGGCCGAGCTGCCCACGGCCGACGCCATTGTGGTACTGGGCGGCAACACGGCCAACGGGCGCGCCAACTGGTTCCTGCCCTATGACAAGGAAACCGCCGTGGTGCGGGTCGATACGGCGATCAAGCTGTACCAGGCTCACCGTGCGCCCAAGGTGGTGCTGTCCGGCGGCGCGCTGGAAGGCGACGTCAGCGAAGCGCGCGGCATGGCCTTCCTGATGAAGCAGCAAGGGGTGCCGGAAGATGCCCTGCTGCTGGAGAACTCCAGCCGCACGACCTACGAAAACGCCATGCTGACCGAGGAAGAGTTGAAAGAACATGGCTTCGGCAAGATCTTGCTGGTGACCTCGGCGCTGCACATGCCGCGTGCCATGGCCGCGTTTTCCAAGCAAGGGGTGGCCGCCATCCCCGCCTCGACGCCGCCGCAGATCGTGCTGCCGCCCGATGGCTCGGTGTCGCCGTGGCTGCCTCACATGCGTACCCTGGATGCCAGCCGCTCGATCATCAAGGAATACGCGGGCCTGCTGGTGTACTGGCTGCGAGGCTGGGTATGA
- the msbA gene encoding lipid A export permease/ATP-binding protein MsbA, with product MNSAARHAPAGSQPVKAELWKRVYSRVGSYWKGLLLAILLMAGAAATQPTLAIIMKPLLDDGFTGAKPYFVWALPLAVVGLIFLRGLCNFFSDYLLAWVANNVLLGIRRDMFDRLLGLPDAHFKRGDTGRLLNRFTIDAGNVTGYATDVITVLVRETLVVIALICVLLYMSWMLTLIILVMLPVSVLIARTFIRRLRRINRETVNMNAELTRVASEGINGQRVIKLFDGYEAESGRFAFVNARLRRFAMRTATADAAMTPLTQVCISISVGAIIAVALSQANSGSLTVGSFASFMAALAQIFDPIKRLTNLAGKMQKMLVAAESVFALIDETPEVDTGTRTLPEPVRGKIEFRGVTHRFPDADRDTVSQVSFQVEPGQTVALVGRSGSGKTTLVNMLPRFVLPDSGSILVDDVPIQELSLRSLRSHLSLVSQDVVLFDDTIAANVGYGALGQASDDQVREALAAANLLDFVDGLPQGMHTLVGENAARLSGGQRQRLAIARALIKNAPILILDEATSALDNESERQVQASLERLMRGRTTLVIAHRLSTVQNADRIIVLDAGQIVEHGPHAELLAAQGLYASLYNMQFRED from the coding sequence TTGAATTCTGCCGCACGCCACGCACCCGCCGGGTCCCAACCGGTCAAGGCCGAGCTCTGGAAGCGCGTATACAGCCGCGTGGGTTCCTACTGGAAAGGGCTGCTGCTGGCCATTCTGCTGATGGCCGGCGCGGCCGCCACCCAGCCGACCCTGGCCATCATCATGAAGCCGCTGCTCGACGACGGCTTCACCGGGGCCAAACCGTATTTCGTATGGGCGCTGCCGCTGGCCGTGGTCGGCCTGATCTTCCTGCGCGGCCTGTGCAACTTCTTCAGCGACTACCTGCTGGCCTGGGTGGCCAACAACGTGCTGCTCGGCATCCGCCGCGACATGTTCGACCGCCTGCTGGGCCTGCCCGACGCGCACTTCAAGCGCGGAGACACCGGCCGCCTGCTCAACCGTTTCACCATCGACGCCGGCAACGTCACGGGCTACGCCACCGACGTCATCACGGTGCTGGTGCGCGAAACCCTGGTGGTCATCGCCCTGATCTGCGTGCTGCTGTACATGTCCTGGATGCTCACGCTGATCATCCTGGTCATGCTGCCGGTGTCGGTCCTGATCGCCCGCACGTTCATCCGGCGGCTGCGCCGCATCAACCGCGAAACCGTCAACATGAACGCCGAGCTGACCCGCGTGGCCAGCGAGGGCATCAACGGCCAGCGGGTCATCAAGCTGTTCGACGGCTACGAGGCCGAGAGCGGCCGTTTTGCCTTCGTCAACGCGCGGCTGCGGCGCTTCGCCATGCGCACCGCCACGGCCGATGCCGCCATGACCCCGCTCACCCAGGTGTGTATTTCCATCTCGGTGGGCGCCATCATCGCGGTGGCGCTAAGCCAGGCCAACAGCGGCTCGCTCACCGTCGGCAGCTTTGCCTCGTTCATGGCCGCGCTGGCGCAGATTTTCGACCCCATCAAACGCCTGACCAATCTGGCCGGCAAAATGCAGAAGATGCTGGTCGCCGCCGAAAGCGTTTTCGCTCTCATCGACGAAACGCCGGAAGTCGACACGGGCACGCGCACGCTGCCCGAGCCGGTGCGGGGCAAGATCGAGTTCCGCGGCGTCACCCATCGCTTTCCCGACGCCGACCGCGATACCGTCAGCCAGGTGTCATTCCAGGTCGAGCCCGGCCAGACGGTGGCGCTGGTGGGCCGTTCGGGCAGCGGCAAGACCACGCTGGTCAACATGCTGCCGCGCTTCGTGCTGCCCGATTCCGGCAGCATCCTGGTCGACGACGTGCCCATCCAGGAACTCAGCCTGCGCAGCCTGCGTTCGCATCTGTCGCTGGTCAGCCAGGACGTCGTGCTGTTCGACGACACCATTGCCGCCAACGTCGGCTATGGCGCGCTGGGCCAGGCTTCCGACGACCAGGTGCGCGAAGCCCTGGCGGCGGCCAACCTGCTCGACTTCGTCGACGGCCTGCCGCAGGGCATGCATACGCTGGTGGGTGAAAACGCGGCGCGCCTGTCGGGCGGCCAGCGCCAGCGCCTGGCCATTGCCCGCGCGCTCATCAAGAACGCGCCCATTCTCATCCTCGACGAAGCCACTTCGGCGCTCGACAACGAATCCGAACGCCAGGTGCAGGCTTCGCTCGAACGCCTGATGCGCGGACGTACCACGCTGGTCATCGCGCACCGCCTGTCCACGGTGCAGAACGCCGACCGCATCATCGTGCTCGACGCCGGCCAAATCGTCGAACACGGGCCGCACGCCGAGCTTCTCGCCGCGCAGGGCTTGTACGCCTCGCTGTACAACATGCAGTTCCGCGAAGATTGA
- a CDS encoding glycosyltransferase family 4 protein: MQPLRILHSEAAVAFGGQEHRIFKEMHAMRARGHHLEAVCQPQAQLVPRLRDAGFTVHTIPMGGLANYLKGVAAMRSILREGRYDVVNTHSRIDTLIAGTAGRLAGVPLIVRTRHLASKVGSMLSYTWLPHRVTTVSDYVRRYLISRGVPADHIATLYSPVVLPPPVEHSTLRGELGLADDDIVVGCVAVMRAAKGHKDLIDAIRPLMAERPKLHMVFVGSGSPTFEQTQAYVQELGLQDRIHLMGTRRDVPNLLAGFDIFALATQQEASGTVYVEAQAAGLPVIGTNVGGVPEMMRDGVTGILVPVKDHAALLAALRRLIDDAPLRRAMGDAGRRMVWDEGIFSPARLAENTEAVYRKWLAERQS; the protein is encoded by the coding sequence ATGCAGCCGCTACGAATTCTTCATTCCGAGGCCGCCGTCGCGTTCGGCGGGCAAGAACACCGCATTTTCAAAGAAATGCATGCCATGCGGGCGCGCGGCCATCATCTCGAAGCCGTTTGCCAGCCGCAGGCGCAACTGGTGCCGCGGCTGCGCGATGCCGGTTTCACGGTGCACACCATCCCCATGGGCGGGCTGGCCAATTACCTGAAGGGCGTGGCCGCCATGCGTAGCATTCTGCGCGAAGGCCGCTATGACGTGGTCAACACCCACAGCCGCATCGATACCCTCATCGCCGGCACAGCCGGGCGGCTGGCCGGCGTGCCGCTCATTGTGCGCACCCGTCACCTGGCCAGCAAGGTCGGGTCGATGTTGTCGTACACGTGGTTGCCGCACCGCGTCACCACGGTCAGCGACTACGTGCGCCGCTACCTGATCAGTCGCGGCGTGCCGGCGGACCACATCGCCACGCTGTATTCCCCGGTGGTGTTGCCGCCGCCGGTCGAGCATTCCACGCTGCGCGGCGAGCTTGGGCTGGCCGACGACGACATCGTGGTGGGCTGCGTGGCGGTAATGCGCGCTGCCAAGGGTCACAAAGACCTTATCGACGCCATCCGGCCGCTGATGGCCGAGCGCCCGAAGCTGCACATGGTGTTCGTCGGCTCGGGTTCGCCCACCTTCGAGCAGACCCAGGCCTACGTGCAGGAGTTGGGCCTGCAAGACCGTATCCATCTCATGGGCACCCGGCGCGATGTGCCCAACCTGCTGGCGGGGTTCGACATCTTCGCGCTGGCCACCCAGCAGGAAGCCTCCGGCACGGTGTACGTCGAGGCCCAGGCGGCCGGCCTGCCGGTCATCGGCACGAATGTCGGCGGCGTACCCGAAATGATGCGCGACGGCGTGACGGGCATCCTGGTGCCGGTCAAAGACCACGCCGCTCTATTGGCCGCGCTGCGGCGCCTGATCGACGACGCGCCGCTGCGCCGCGCCATGGGCGACGCGGGCCGCCGCATGGTCTGGGACGAAGGCATCTTCTCGCCAGCCCGGCTGGCGGAGAACACCGAGGCTGTCTACCGGAAATGGCTGGCGGAAAGGCAATCATGA
- the rng gene encoding ribonuclease G — protein MTEDILINITPFETRVALVEQGAVQELHVERSIQRGHVGNIYLGRVVRVLPGMQSAFIDIGLERAAFIHIADLRENRSERSQGLTPTAIEKLLFEGQTLMVQVIKDPLGTKGARLSTQISIAGRMLVYLPHDPHIGISQKIDSEAERTQLRERLQALIPEDEKGGLIVRTQAEGATDEELSADLEYLRKLWSRVQAAARSQPAPALLHQDLTLAQRVLRDMVGPNTGVIQVDSRTTTTALTEWARVYTPSVADRIQHYSGERPLFDTANVDEEIARALSRRVDLKSGGYLIIDQTEALTTVDVNTGGFVGGRNFDDTIFKTNLEAAQAIARQLRLRNLGGIVILDFIDMEDPEHRETVLAELKKALARDRTRMTVNGFTQLGLVEMTRKRTRDSLAHQLCEPCPMCEARGTVRTARTVCYEILREILREARQFNPREFRILASQSVVDLFLEEESQHLAMLGDFVGKPVSLEVETAYSQEQYDIILT, from the coding sequence ATGACCGAAGACATCCTGATCAATATCACCCCTTTTGAAACGCGGGTCGCGCTGGTTGAACAGGGCGCGGTTCAGGAACTACACGTCGAGCGCAGCATACAGCGCGGACACGTGGGCAATATCTATCTGGGGCGCGTGGTGCGCGTGCTGCCCGGCATGCAGAGCGCTTTCATCGACATCGGCCTGGAGCGCGCCGCCTTCATTCACATTGCCGACCTGCGCGAGAACCGCAGCGAGCGCAGCCAGGGCCTGACGCCTACCGCCATCGAAAAGTTGCTGTTCGAAGGCCAGACGCTGATGGTGCAGGTGATTAAAGACCCGCTGGGCACCAAGGGCGCGCGGCTGTCTACCCAGATCAGCATCGCCGGGCGCATGCTGGTGTACCTGCCGCACGATCCTCATATTGGCATTTCGCAGAAAATCGACTCTGAAGCCGAGCGCACGCAGTTGCGCGAACGCCTGCAGGCGCTGATTCCGGAAGATGAGAAAGGCGGCCTGATCGTGCGCACGCAGGCCGAAGGCGCCACCGACGAAGAGCTGAGCGCCGACCTGGAGTATTTGCGCAAGCTGTGGAGCCGGGTGCAGGCAGCCGCCCGCAGCCAGCCCGCGCCGGCGCTGCTGCACCAGGATCTGACACTGGCGCAGCGCGTGCTGCGCGACATGGTGGGCCCGAACACCGGGGTGATCCAGGTCGACTCGCGCACCACCACCACTGCCTTGACCGAATGGGCGCGGGTCTATACGCCGTCGGTGGCCGATCGCATCCAGCATTACAGCGGCGAGCGCCCGCTGTTCGACACTGCCAATGTCGATGAAGAAATAGCACGCGCGCTGTCGCGCAGGGTGGACCTGAAATCGGGCGGATACCTGATCATTGACCAGACCGAGGCGCTGACCACGGTGGACGTCAATACCGGCGGGTTCGTGGGCGGGCGCAATTTCGACGACACGATTTTCAAGACCAACCTGGAAGCGGCCCAGGCGATTGCCCGGCAGTTGCGGCTACGCAACCTGGGGGGGATAGTGATCCTGGACTTCATCGACATGGAAGACCCTGAACACCGCGAAACCGTGCTGGCCGAACTGAAGAAAGCTTTGGCGCGCGACCGTACCCGCATGACGGTGAACGGTTTCACGCAGCTGGGCCTGGTCGAGATGACCCGCAAGCGCACGCGGGACTCGCTGGCGCATCAATTGTGCGAACCCTGCCCCATGTGCGAGGCGCGGGGGACGGTGCGCACGGCGCGCACTGTCTGCTATGAGATTCTGCGCGAGATTCTGCGCGAGGCGCGCCAGTTCAATCCGCGAGAATTCCGTATCCTGGCTTCGCAGAGCGTGGTGGACCTGTTTCTGGAAGAAGAAAGCCAGCACCTGGCCATGCTGGGCGATTTTGTCGGCAAGCCCGTGTCGCTGGAAGTGGAAACCGCGTATTCGCAGGAACAGTACGACATTATCCTGACCTGA